The following are from one region of the Rhodopirellula sp. P2 genome:
- a CDS encoding GntR family transcriptional regulator: MFFTVDPSNGVAIYSQIVRQVKFAVAEQTLRPGQLLPSVRQLSQQLAVNPNTVARAFQDLQSEGVIETLRGRGVVVCKGAVERCRKQRQSILAARLSAVLTEALQAGLSAKEVRKLVDEQLRTLDGTIEAIAELQ, from the coding sequence ATGTTTTTTACAGTCGACCCTTCCAACGGTGTGGCGATCTATTCTCAGATCGTTCGCCAAGTGAAATTCGCCGTCGCGGAGCAAACCTTGCGTCCGGGACAACTTCTCCCCAGCGTTCGGCAACTCAGCCAGCAATTGGCGGTCAACCCGAACACCGTGGCTCGGGCCTTTCAAGACCTGCAATCCGAGGGCGTGATCGAAACGCTTCGCGGACGCGGCGTCGTGGTTTGCAAGGGCGCCGTCGAGCGTTGTCGCAAACAGCGGCAATCGATTCTCGCCGCACGCTTGTCGGCGGTGCTGACCGAGGCTTTGCAGGCCGGACTGTCAGCCAAGGAGGTCCGCAAACTCGTTGACGAGCAACTGCGGACCCTCGACGGAACCATCGAAGCGATTGCCGAGTTGCAATGA
- a CDS encoding ABC transporter ATP-binding protein, whose amino-acid sequence MNPVISTDQLTMRFRGCDALLGVDLTIQPGTVFALLGENGAGKTTLIRILTGFQKPTSGSASVCDFDPLKQPLEVRRRVGYVSDNPALYDWMTVGQIGWFTASFYPEGFYENYRESIAKYEIPEDRKIRVLSKGQRAKVALSLALAHDPELLILDEPTSGLDPMVRREFLESMIGRAASGRTVFLSSHQINEVERVADTIGILHNGKLQACEPLNDLKGSMTELTVSLDDSLVELPTLPEPAQTLLEENQGRQRRVLVRNFEPSMIPVIESATGVVAVKDRTMTLEEIFIAHTRKGFAGPPGPPPETSRGPSPSPEPPAGDGGRESEVVTSGEQS is encoded by the coding sequence ATGAACCCCGTCATCTCGACCGATCAACTGACCATGCGTTTTCGAGGCTGCGATGCCTTGCTGGGCGTGGATCTGACCATCCAGCCCGGAACCGTGTTTGCCTTGCTGGGCGAAAACGGTGCCGGCAAGACCACACTGATCCGAATCCTCACCGGGTTCCAAAAACCGACGTCTGGTTCGGCCTCCGTTTGCGACTTCGATCCACTGAAACAACCGCTGGAGGTTCGTCGCCGGGTTGGCTACGTCTCAGACAATCCCGCCTTGTACGACTGGATGACGGTGGGCCAAATCGGTTGGTTCACGGCCTCGTTCTACCCGGAGGGCTTCTACGAAAACTACCGCGAATCGATTGCGAAGTACGAGATCCCCGAGGACCGCAAAATTCGCGTGCTGAGCAAAGGCCAGCGAGCCAAGGTCGCCTTGTCGTTGGCTCTCGCACACGACCCAGAACTGCTGATCCTGGATGAACCGACGTCGGGTCTGGATCCGATGGTTCGCCGTGAGTTTCTGGAAAGCATGATTGGCCGGGCCGCATCGGGCCGAACCGTGTTCCTTTCCAGTCATCAAATCAACGAAGTCGAACGGGTCGCCGACACGATCGGAATCCTCCACAACGGGAAACTCCAAGCCTGCGAACCGCTGAACGATCTGAAGGGATCGATGACGGAACTGACCGTGTCGCTAGACGATTCGTTGGTGGAACTCCCGACGCTTCCCGAGCCAGCCCAAACGCTACTCGAAGAAAACCAAGGCCGCCAACGCCGGGTGCTGGTGCGGAACTTTGAGCCGTCCATGATCCCGGTGATCGAATCGGCCACCGGCGTCGTCGCGGTGAAGGATCGCACAATGACGCTGGAGGAGATCTTCATCGCCCACACTCGAAAAGGCTTTGCGGGCCCGCCCGGACCGCCTCCTGAAACATCTCGCGGCCCGTCTCCATCGCCGGAGCCACCAGCCGGCGACGGCGGACGAGAATCCGAGGTGGTCACGTCGGGAGAGCAATCATGA
- a CDS encoding ABC transporter permease yields the protein MNDTRVWQGLLWKEAKQIVPLIGMLLGVTAFLFIVWAAMSQNLNVTLSAAGNIVPLIMPALFAAGAGAILISHEKETRTLNWLASLPIPVRPIVAAKLLVAIVGLLLMWVGCVVLAFLAGLEQSPTQSGTFELSQVHPAFWFVHSFYVLLCGFYTSWRNKNAFPALVWIIPLALLPFFVAEIWTSLFQSSTGQFTDVNQKTWVLGIITSLFLPAIGWLAYRAGTTALQADEPDDLRPRDSLTSVDAWRPPEMATPSRQPFRDSYATMVWQTVHASPWMSLGLLVPLAAGAIAWLVATNMHDSLQSWIGTSIQTTIGLALLAVSWLGVGVFTGDGAAVRLKFLADRGVSPSRVWLGRHWFGLSSLAATALLILAVQVLIGSPDPIEHQRAPIPEMSLLTIASVLLVIYGVSQWVSQVVPMLAASAFLAPVLSLVALAALADAGIGNGVRFGWLLSIAFLPFIATWWTMRTFMDGNRGLGYWAFNVVAGLAFMFLPTVPVSIARSQLPQMSAERVAELLPEAQKLDRQHSFNAISMRYGDLELQDDLSVYAGVEIDGETAVDRMRRRELLSPDAWIVIGDMDDAPLRGDQGIIKSALDAASLVKIRWQQNPDDQAEKERLGAFFSRLTTVVRRLRMSTRWIDQEIADQTEIWLVANLMDPTLQPLQSEPFYQEAVALVGDFEARQEARRMALLVCWIRDRKSPSLLRRTNDGVGPSDHWLEKIPAGWRHSVLHRKFGAVVDRCLSLIEKSNSKAAMEADFRALDLLVGQPGGEFETGPYGDLYRDGQDSNALTKNFSYLGYPATNWFETWEYDAQQLAMTPQVPKEDSATPQIPSVEEIQ from the coding sequence ATGAATGACACACGCGTTTGGCAAGGTTTGCTCTGGAAAGAGGCCAAGCAAATCGTTCCGTTGATAGGCATGCTGCTGGGAGTGACAGCGTTCCTGTTCATCGTCTGGGCCGCCATGTCCCAAAACCTCAATGTCACGCTGAGTGCGGCGGGAAATATCGTCCCCCTGATCATGCCGGCGCTGTTTGCCGCGGGTGCGGGAGCGATCTTGATCAGCCATGAAAAAGAAACCCGCACACTGAACTGGCTGGCATCCTTGCCGATCCCCGTCCGGCCCATCGTGGCCGCCAAATTGCTCGTTGCGATCGTTGGCCTGCTTTTGATGTGGGTGGGATGCGTCGTGCTGGCTTTCCTCGCTGGACTGGAACAAAGCCCCACGCAATCGGGAACCTTCGAACTCAGCCAAGTGCACCCCGCATTTTGGTTTGTGCATTCGTTCTATGTGCTGCTGTGCGGGTTCTACACCTCCTGGCGGAACAAGAACGCCTTCCCGGCTTTGGTTTGGATCATTCCTCTGGCGCTGCTGCCGTTTTTCGTGGCGGAGATTTGGACCTCACTGTTTCAAAGTTCAACGGGGCAGTTCACCGACGTGAATCAAAAAACCTGGGTGCTGGGAATCATCACCAGCCTGTTTCTCCCCGCCATCGGCTGGCTGGCGTATCGCGCCGGCACCACTGCTTTGCAAGCCGATGAACCGGACGACCTGCGGCCTCGTGATTCGCTGACTTCGGTGGATGCGTGGCGTCCACCCGAAATGGCGACTCCTTCCCGCCAACCGTTCCGCGACAGTTATGCGACCATGGTTTGGCAGACCGTCCACGCTTCGCCTTGGATGTCACTGGGACTGCTGGTGCCGCTGGCTGCAGGAGCCATCGCCTGGCTGGTTGCCACCAACATGCACGACTCCCTGCAAAGCTGGATCGGAACCTCCATTCAAACCACCATCGGATTGGCATTGCTGGCCGTATCGTGGCTGGGCGTGGGTGTGTTCACCGGTGACGGGGCAGCGGTCCGGCTGAAGTTCTTGGCCGACCGCGGTGTCTCGCCGTCACGAGTTTGGCTCGGCCGGCATTGGTTTGGACTCAGCTCCCTGGCGGCGACCGCCCTGCTGATCTTGGCAGTGCAAGTCCTGATCGGATCCCCCGATCCGATCGAGCATCAGAGAGCCCCGATCCCGGAAATGTCGCTGCTGACAATCGCCTCGGTGCTCCTGGTCATCTACGGAGTTTCGCAGTGGGTCAGCCAAGTGGTGCCGATGCTGGCCGCTTCAGCGTTTCTGGCCCCCGTGTTGTCGCTGGTTGCCCTGGCCGCTTTGGCCGACGCCGGGATCGGAAATGGGGTCCGGTTTGGCTGGTTGCTGTCGATTGCGTTTCTGCCTTTTATCGCAACTTGGTGGACCATGCGAACGTTCATGGATGGCAACCGAGGGCTGGGATACTGGGCGTTCAACGTGGTGGCAGGACTCGCATTCATGTTCCTGCCAACCGTTCCAGTTTCAATTGCCCGTTCACAACTGCCACAAATGTCGGCAGAGCGTGTGGCAGAACTCCTACCAGAAGCACAAAAACTGGACCGCCAGCATTCATTCAATGCCATCTCAATGCGTTATGGCGACCTGGAATTGCAAGATGATCTCAGCGTCTATGCAGGTGTGGAAATCGATGGTGAAACAGCCGTCGATCGAATGCGTCGCCGAGAACTCTTGTCTCCTGATGCTTGGATTGTGATTGGAGACATGGATGACGCTCCACTCCGAGGGGACCAGGGGATCATCAAAAGTGCACTGGATGCCGCCTCACTCGTGAAGATTCGATGGCAGCAAAACCCGGACGACCAAGCCGAGAAAGAACGCCTCGGCGCATTCTTCAGTCGCCTGACAACTGTGGTTCGCCGCCTGCGGATGAGCACACGCTGGATCGACCAAGAAATCGCCGACCAGACCGAGATTTGGCTGGTTGCCAACTTGATGGACCCGACGCTGCAACCACTTCAATCGGAGCCTTTCTACCAAGAGGCCGTGGCCTTGGTCGGCGATTTTGAAGCCCGCCAAGAAGCACGGCGAATGGCGTTGCTGGTGTGCTGGATTCGCGACCGGAAATCGCCGTCGCTCCTCAGAAGAACAAACGACGGAGTGGGCCCCTCCGATCACTGGCTAGAAAAAATCCCGGCAGGGTGGCGTCACTCGGTTTTGCACCGGAAATTCGGAGCGGTCGTTGATCGCTGCTTGAGCTTGATCGAAAAGTCAAACTCCAAGGCCGCGATGGAAGCAGACTTTCGTGCTTTGGACCTACTCGTCGGCCAACCCGGTGGCGAATTCGAAACGGGGCCGTACGGAGACCTTTATCGAGATGGCCAGGACTCCAACGCCCTGACCAAGAACTTTTCTTATCTCGGCTACCCGGCCACGAACTGGTTCGAAACCTGGGAATACGACGCACAGCAATTAGCGATGACGCCCCAGGTCCCGAAGGAAGATTCCGCAACCCCGCAAATCCCATCGGTGGAGGAAATTCAATGA
- the tgt gene encoding tRNA guanosine(34) transglycosylase Tgt → MFRYELIGTDGGARRGVFHTPRGPVRTPGFMPVGTLGTVKGLTIDQVAATGADMILGNTYHLRLRPGHETVAALGGLHKMCGWDGPILTDSGGFQVFSLGAINKVTEHAATFRSHIDGAKIELTPEHSIEIQQALGSDVAMVLDHVIALPAPMTQVEDALARSIRWAARCRDAADREDQALFAIVQGGLDRTLRQQCASELAAMSFEGYAVGGLSVGEPPEDMYTTTGFTTPHLPADKPRYLMGVGTPRDLLENIARGIDLFDCVMPTRNGRNALAFTDEGPLKLRNAVHKLDTRPLMDDCPCLACRHSRGYLRHLFVAGEMLGPILLSHHNLMYYGRLMQATRDAIEAGEFESFKNAKLAGWGHEPYRESVSS, encoded by the coding sequence TTGTTCCGCTACGAATTGATTGGCACCGATGGAGGTGCCCGACGCGGCGTTTTTCACACGCCGCGAGGACCCGTTCGCACGCCCGGCTTCATGCCGGTCGGAACGCTTGGAACGGTCAAAGGCCTGACGATTGATCAAGTCGCCGCCACCGGCGCGGACATGATCCTGGGCAACACCTACCACTTGCGTCTGCGACCCGGTCACGAAACGGTCGCGGCTCTTGGTGGTCTGCATAAAATGTGTGGCTGGGACGGTCCCATTCTGACCGACTCGGGTGGCTTTCAGGTCTTCTCGCTGGGGGCGATCAACAAGGTCACCGAACATGCGGCGACGTTTCGTTCACACATCGACGGCGCCAAGATCGAGCTGACGCCGGAGCATTCGATCGAAATCCAGCAAGCTCTCGGCAGCGACGTGGCGATGGTCTTGGATCACGTCATCGCCTTGCCTGCTCCGATGACGCAAGTCGAGGACGCGCTGGCCCGCTCGATTCGCTGGGCCGCTCGTTGTCGCGACGCCGCGGACCGTGAGGACCAGGCTCTGTTCGCGATCGTTCAAGGTGGGCTGGACCGGACGCTTCGTCAGCAATGCGCGTCGGAACTCGCGGCGATGTCGTTTGAGGGCTACGCGGTGGGCGGGTTGTCGGTGGGGGAACCTCCCGAAGACATGTACACGACCACGGGGTTCACGACCCCGCATTTGCCGGCGGACAAACCTCGGTACCTGATGGGCGTCGGCACGCCACGTGACCTGCTGGAAAACATCGCTCGCGGAATTGATCTGTTCGATTGCGTGATGCCAACTCGCAACGGCAGGAACGCTTTGGCGTTCACGGATGAAGGACCGCTGAAGCTACGCAACGCAGTCCACAAGCTGGACACTCGGCCGCTGATGGACGATTGCCCGTGCCTCGCATGCCGGCACAGTCGCGGTTATCTGCGGCATTTGTTTGTTGCGGGCGAGATGCTTGGTCCGATTTTGCTGTCGCATCACAACCTGATGTACTACGGCCGTTTGATGCAGGCGACTCGAGACGCCATCGAAGCGGGCGAATTTGAGTCCTTTAAAAACGCCAAGCTCGCGGGTTGGGGCCATGAGCCGTATCGAGAATCGGTTTCGTCGTAG
- a CDS encoding tetratricopeptide repeat protein, whose amino-acid sequence MSEVELEVLDLKQMVLASNSFGPSDVAEIRQAITENYGHFGELRDAVNEMEQDDALTPAGKTKMGVCQFLLGRFKDASQTLSAADGSAMALFYNARCQFELSSFDGAIEGYEQAKTSGYNEDQCKIGIAEAKRYQGKIEEAMAILDDIFGPAEQTADYMYQRAATAAQIGGRMEEAINLYQRAVSTDENHAGALFGLALENDRLGNDDEALRLYERAAKAFPTGIGALINLGVMYEDNGQYDKAQLCYKRILDCHPDHPRTQLYMKDASATGNMLYDEEAQRRNDRLAQTLNMPVANFELSVRSRNCLQKMGIETIGDLTRHSEQELLSSKNFGETSLVEIREMLSQKGLSLGQFAGEKKSSDPPVDTSHMSPDEQALLERPIADLNLSVRARKCMTRLQINSIGELIRKSGDDMLECKNFGVTSLNEVREKLADLGLKMRGD is encoded by the coding sequence ATGAGCGAAGTCGAACTCGAAGTTCTCGACCTGAAGCAAATGGTTCTGGCGAGCAACTCGTTCGGCCCCAGCGACGTCGCCGAGATTCGGCAGGCGATCACCGAAAACTACGGACATTTTGGTGAACTGCGCGACGCGGTCAACGAAATGGAGCAGGACGACGCCCTGACTCCTGCCGGCAAAACCAAGATGGGTGTTTGTCAGTTCTTGCTGGGCCGATTCAAGGACGCCTCTCAAACACTCTCGGCAGCCGATGGCAGTGCGATGGCGCTGTTCTACAATGCTCGTTGCCAATTCGAACTGTCGAGCTTCGACGGTGCGATCGAGGGCTACGAACAAGCCAAGACGTCCGGCTACAACGAAGACCAATGCAAAATTGGCATCGCGGAAGCCAAGCGATATCAAGGCAAGATCGAAGAAGCGATGGCGATTTTGGACGATATCTTTGGTCCCGCTGAACAAACCGCGGACTACATGTACCAGCGTGCGGCAACCGCTGCTCAAATCGGTGGTCGCATGGAAGAAGCCATCAACCTGTACCAGCGTGCGGTTTCGACCGACGAAAATCACGCGGGTGCCTTGTTCGGATTGGCTCTTGAAAACGACCGTTTGGGCAACGATGACGAAGCCCTGCGGTTGTATGAACGTGCTGCCAAGGCGTTCCCCACTGGCATCGGTGCCCTGATCAACTTGGGCGTCATGTACGAAGACAACGGGCAATACGACAAAGCCCAGTTGTGCTACAAGCGAATCCTGGATTGTCATCCCGATCACCCTCGCACACAGCTGTACATGAAGGACGCTTCGGCGACCGGCAACATGCTGTACGACGAAGAAGCTCAGCGTCGCAACGATCGTTTGGCCCAAACGTTGAACATGCCCGTTGCAAACTTTGAACTCAGCGTTCGAAGCCGCAACTGCTTGCAAAAGATGGGCATCGAAACGATTGGCGACCTGACCCGCCACAGCGAACAAGAATTGCTTTCGAGCAAGAACTTCGGCGAAACCAGCTTGGTCGAAATTCGCGAAATGCTTTCGCAAAAAGGTTTGTCGCTTGGCCAGTTCGCTGGCGAAAAGAAATCCAGCGACCCGCCTGTCGACACTTCGCACATGTCGCCTGACGAACAAGCGTTGCTGGAACGGCCGATTGCTGATCTCAACCTGTCTGTTCGTGCTCGCAAGTGCATGACTCGTTTGCAGATCAACTCCATCGGTGAGCTGATCCGTAAATCGGGTGACGACATGCTGGAGTGCAAGAACTTTGGTGTGACCAGCTTGAACGAAGTGCGTGAGAAGTTGGCTGACCTCGGATTGAAGATGCGGGGCGACTGA
- a CDS encoding proteasome accessory factor PafA2 family protein, whose translation MGMETEYATFIDPRDGALQADVSAREVYVALRDAICRQMPAVEGLDGGDRRFLANGSALNLETHLALRDGPGGLVEMATPEVYRPSDLVACQRAIDEIMRDASGEARWSAKQNVGRVRVLKNSCDAAGHLYGCQENYETEVATGVGLLMYRIAICLVWATQVACVLFSFPVVMMIVAASMIQQSSQHASSVIQRRGDRHRSDHPSGQTDAAERNDEPDGEEQSDTNESEESFVALPKWFQWLSIASLRALHLPLVMALRVVGSHFAFRSQRRHLTGLLVSRVAIMGTGHLDHDGCFFLSGKAMGVDRVADMGGFNGERPIYVYGHWLTKLCGRSWRSLAETRQLLKRRQRLQIGLSDSNLSDLAQWAKVGSVALVLDMIEAKRTKDLPRLRHPIQSLHVFNRDWNLLRRVPTSHGEMTSLEIQTKYYRAAEQFVREQSQRSGRESEWDEAQRALQHWAESIRLVRQFRKDGEQTAQGLGRIDWLGKRWMLDQAVGEEPGEPAAWITRKKIDLRYHELSEDGYFARFIANHQERELIADVDIELRRRNAPADSPAAHRGWMIREFAGEVSVAGGPTMRTDWERALVDHNRAVRTVFYSDRTEGNRGARRQHPS comes from the coding sequence ATGGGAATGGAGACCGAGTACGCGACCTTCATCGATCCGCGAGACGGGGCGTTGCAGGCGGATGTCTCGGCTCGTGAAGTTTACGTTGCCTTGCGAGATGCGATTTGCCGCCAGATGCCAGCGGTGGAAGGCTTGGACGGCGGGGACCGTCGGTTTCTGGCCAATGGCTCGGCACTCAATCTCGAAACCCACCTGGCTCTCCGCGACGGCCCCGGTGGACTGGTCGAGATGGCCACGCCGGAAGTTTACCGGCCCAGTGACTTGGTGGCGTGCCAGCGCGCGATCGATGAAATCATGCGTGACGCATCCGGCGAGGCTCGCTGGTCAGCGAAACAAAACGTGGGGCGAGTTCGCGTCCTGAAGAACAGTTGCGACGCGGCCGGTCACCTGTACGGCTGCCAAGAGAACTACGAAACCGAGGTGGCAACGGGCGTTGGATTGCTGATGTATCGGATCGCCATTTGCTTGGTGTGGGCGACGCAGGTCGCTTGCGTCCTGTTCTCATTCCCCGTCGTGATGATGATCGTCGCCGCCTCGATGATTCAACAATCGAGCCAGCACGCCTCGTCAGTGATCCAGCGTCGCGGTGATCGGCACCGCTCTGATCACCCCAGCGGTCAAACGGACGCTGCCGAGCGAAATGACGAACCTGACGGGGAAGAACAGTCCGACACAAATGAATCAGAAGAGAGCTTTGTAGCCCTGCCCAAATGGTTCCAGTGGCTTTCGATCGCTTCCTTGCGTGCACTGCACCTGCCGTTGGTAATGGCACTGCGTGTGGTCGGGTCTCACTTTGCGTTTCGATCTCAACGCCGCCATCTGACGGGATTGTTGGTGTCGCGAGTCGCAATCATGGGAACCGGTCACCTGGACCACGACGGTTGCTTCTTTTTGTCAGGCAAAGCGATGGGGGTGGACCGAGTCGCAGACATGGGCGGCTTCAACGGCGAGCGTCCAATTTACGTTTACGGTCACTGGTTGACCAAGTTGTGCGGTCGTTCGTGGCGTTCGCTCGCGGAAACTCGTCAGCTTCTCAAGCGTCGCCAGCGATTGCAGATTGGATTGTCGGATTCCAACCTCAGCGACCTGGCTCAATGGGCCAAGGTCGGCAGCGTGGCGTTGGTCCTGGACATGATCGAAGCCAAGCGAACCAAAGACTTGCCGCGGCTTCGACACCCAATCCAATCGCTGCATGTTTTCAATCGCGATTGGAATCTGCTCCGGCGGGTTCCGACCAGCCACGGTGAAATGACGTCGCTGGAGATTCAAACCAAGTACTACCGGGCCGCGGAACAGTTCGTGCGGGAACAGAGCCAGCGTTCCGGTCGCGAATCGGAATGGGACGAAGCCCAGCGTGCCCTGCAGCACTGGGCGGAATCGATTCGCTTGGTCCGTCAATTCCGCAAAGACGGTGAGCAAACCGCTCAGGGACTGGGCCGAATCGACTGGTTGGGCAAACGTTGGATGCTCGATCAAGCGGTCGGTGAGGAGCCCGGCGAGCCTGCCGCCTGGATCACTCGCAAGAAAATCGATCTGCGGTACCACGAACTGTCGGAGGACGGGTACTTCGCCCGCTTCATCGCCAATCATCAAGAACGAGAGCTGATCGCTGACGTCGACATTGAGCTGCGGCGGCGGAACGCACCAGCGGATTCACCGGCGGCGCACCGCGGATGGATGATTCGCGAATTCGCCGGCGAGGTTTCGGTGGCAGGTGGCCCGACCATGCGAACGGATTGGGAACGAGCCCTGGTCGACCACAACCGTGCTGTTCGCACCGTGTTCTATAGCGATCGGACGGAAGGCAACCGGGGGGCACGTCGGCAGCACCCGTCCTAG
- a CDS encoding polyketide synthase: MGRTESLDPELRDLLSRLRERVRRYIVWDSLLAIAALVLVVFWVALAVDYLPVRIGGSEMPRSARAVVLFVVAALAVLILAKWLWGRLNRELPDDSLALLIERHHPSLGGRLVTAVQLTQENRSHDSHSPVLLRHVHQEAAAAVDQVDFGRVFRWEPIRRKLMLVVPLLLAALVMAIASPQTFARAIGRLSLLSDSPWPRKASLEMIGVESPIITADETEEVGTELLAFENKVLRLARGSSTTLRIRAATEELGHVVPEVCTVSFVDDAGNRGQSNLRRVGRIQDGYQSFVLDGPPLATLSESVTMTIRGLDDRLLDYRIEAVDPPAIADMELAIRYPDYLRIFDDKEAATGSADQILKYQAGFRIREGSSLTLRGTSSKPLGAVDVATSSEDAGAAAEKDASEPVVKIAEDRLSFEWSVTDLREPTSVRLVPRDETGISAQASYRYFIGVVRDQVPETTMTMKGIGSSITPIAMLPIQTNAKDDYGVESLSLTMAVRGSDDAEANAASQGDSAIGDDAIGDDAESGEPSSREKGLQQHTVQPEMDRDGNAAWTFDLRDLSDDGTVNGLAPGASVQIFTTAKDGFDLGKPHVVRGEVVRLEVVTPETLLATLERRELEFRSRLEQAIDETQRLRQSLVAVQNDAIDVLQFAEQETGSESEGEAVDSDEAESPDESGAADDASEETDGEENARARQRVQLRIRQAELQATKSTEELAGIVIGLEDLLLEMVQNRVDSVDRRERLEDGVRNPLSKVVTEPLPLLQRQITSMEQVLMAEEATESPAAEMTDAATAAIATTDEVLLSLNAVLEKMLDLESFNEILDLVRGLISDQEELIEQTEETRNQQVQDLFK, encoded by the coding sequence ATGGGTCGTACTGAATCGTTGGATCCGGAGCTTCGTGATTTGTTATCACGGTTGCGCGAACGGGTGCGACGCTACATCGTTTGGGATTCGTTGCTTGCGATCGCCGCGTTGGTGTTGGTCGTCTTTTGGGTGGCGCTCGCGGTGGACTATTTGCCGGTTCGAATCGGCGGCAGTGAGATGCCACGGTCGGCGCGTGCGGTCGTGCTGTTCGTCGTGGCCGCGCTCGCGGTCCTGATCCTGGCCAAGTGGTTGTGGGGCAGGCTCAACCGTGAGTTGCCCGATGACTCGTTGGCACTGTTGATCGAACGACATCACCCGAGCCTGGGTGGGCGACTGGTCACCGCGGTTCAGCTGACACAAGAAAACCGGTCGCATGATTCACACAGCCCCGTGTTGTTGCGACACGTTCACCAAGAAGCCGCCGCGGCGGTGGACCAAGTCGACTTCGGACGCGTGTTTCGCTGGGAACCGATCCGCCGCAAGTTGATGCTGGTCGTTCCGTTGTTGTTGGCAGCCTTGGTGATGGCCATCGCCAGCCCGCAAACGTTCGCCCGGGCGATCGGAAGATTGTCGTTGCTGTCGGACTCACCCTGGCCTCGCAAAGCCTCCTTGGAAATGATCGGGGTCGAATCGCCGATCATCACCGCCGACGAAACCGAAGAGGTCGGCACCGAGTTGCTGGCGTTTGAAAACAAAGTCCTGCGATTGGCTCGCGGCAGCAGCACCACGCTGCGAATCCGTGCGGCAACGGAAGAGCTGGGACACGTCGTCCCTGAAGTCTGCACCGTGTCGTTTGTCGATGACGCGGGCAACCGAGGCCAAAGCAACCTCCGCCGGGTCGGCCGAATCCAAGACGGATACCAATCCTTCGTGTTGGACGGGCCGCCGCTGGCGACCCTTTCCGAATCGGTGACGATGACCATTCGCGGATTGGACGACCGCCTGCTGGATTACCGCATTGAAGCCGTCGACCCGCCCGCGATTGCCGACATGGAACTGGCGATTCGTTACCCCGACTACTTGCGGATCTTCGATGACAAAGAGGCCGCAACCGGTTCCGCAGACCAAATCCTGAAGTACCAAGCGGGATTCCGAATTCGCGAAGGCAGCTCCCTGACTCTTCGCGGAACCAGCAGCAAACCGCTGGGCGCCGTGGATGTCGCAACGTCATCCGAGGACGCAGGTGCAGCGGCCGAAAAAGATGCCAGCGAACCGGTCGTCAAAATCGCCGAGGACCGCCTGTCGTTTGAGTGGTCCGTGACGGATCTGCGAGAACCAACGTCAGTGCGTTTGGTGCCACGAGACGAAACGGGGATCTCCGCACAAGCTTCTTACCGTTACTTCATTGGCGTGGTCCGTGACCAAGTTCCTGAAACGACTATGACGATGAAAGGCATCGGATCTTCCATCACCCCGATTGCGATGCTGCCGATCCAAACGAACGCGAAAGACGACTATGGAGTTGAATCGCTCAGCCTGACCATGGCAGTTCGTGGCTCCGATGATGCGGAAGCCAACGCTGCCAGCCAAGGTGACAGTGCCATTGGCGACGATGCCATTGGCGACGATGCCGAAAGCGGCGAGCCAAGCTCCCGTGAAAAAGGTTTGCAACAGCACACCGTCCAACCTGAAATGGATCGCGACGGCAACGCTGCCTGGACATTTGACTTGCGAGACTTGTCGGACGACGGCACCGTGAACGGGTTGGCTCCCGGAGCAAGCGTGCAGATTTTCACAACTGCCAAGGACGGCTTTGATCTCGGGAAACCACATGTGGTCCGTGGCGAAGTGGTGCGTCTGGAAGTCGTGACCCCGGAAACATTGCTGGCAACCTTGGAACGTCGCGAACTGGAATTCCGCTCGCGATTGGAACAAGCGATCGACGAGACGCAACGCCTGCGTCAAAGCTTGGTCGCCGTTCAAAACGATGCGATCGATGTGCTGCAGTTTGCGGAACAGGAAACCGGTTCCGAATCAGAAGGTGAGGCGGTTGATTCGGACGAGGCTGAGTCCCCAGACGAATCCGGTGCTGCGGACGATGCCAGCGAAGAAACGGATGGCGAAGAAAACGCCCGAGCACGCCAACGCGTTCAATTGCGAATCCGCCAAGCCGAACTGCAGGCCACCAAGTCGACGGAAGAGTTGGCTGGGATTGTCATCGGTCTAGAAGATCTGTTGCTCGAAATGGTCCAGAACCGAGTGGACTCGGTCGACCGACGCGAACGATTGGAAGATGGCGTTCGCAATCCCTTGTCCAAGGTGGTGACGGAACCCTTGCCGCTTTTGCAGCGTCAAATCACTTCGATGGAGCAGGTTTTGATGGCGGAGGAGGCGACGGAATCGCCTGCTGCGGAAATGACGGACGCAGCGACAGCGGCAATTGCGACGACGGACGAAGTGCTTTTGTCACTCAACGCCGTCTTGGAAAAGATGCTGGACCTAGAAAGTTTCAACGAAATTCTGGATTTGGTCCGAGGCTTGATCAGCGATCAGGAAGAATTGATCGAGCAAACCGAAGAAACTCGAAACCAGCAGGTCCAGGATCTGTTCAAGTAA